One stretch of Labrenzia sp. CE80 DNA includes these proteins:
- a CDS encoding OsmC family protein, giving the protein MAAPKEKPIWKFKVTGEQVTSTKSTATARGKNYVIDEPIQRGGTDEGPMPVEYVFMGLIGCTHVISNKLAAANGIVFKNMDIDIAVTMDSHGTRLISPVEIPFPSTILTIKADYEGPREGALEVVRKLRHHCAVSMMLQQSGTRVEENWVLNGEEINLS; this is encoded by the coding sequence GTGGCTGCACCTAAAGAAAAGCCAATTTGGAAGTTCAAGGTCACTGGAGAACAAGTGACCTCGACCAAGTCGACCGCTACAGCGCGCGGAAAGAACTACGTTATTGACGAGCCGATTCAACGTGGTGGGACCGATGAGGGCCCTATGCCCGTCGAGTATGTGTTCATGGGTCTGATTGGCTGTACCCATGTCATCTCGAACAAGCTGGCAGCCGCAAATGGCATCGTTTTCAAGAATATGGATATTGATATTGCGGTCACCATGGATAGCCACGGTACCCGTTTGATCTCCCCGGTCGAAATTCCATTTCCCTCGACGATCCTAACGATCAAGGCCGATTACGAAGGCCCACGTGAAGGGGCATTGGAGGTCGTCCGCAAGCTGCGTCATCACTGCGCTGTTTCAATGATGCTGCAGCAATCTGGTACTCGGGTTGAGGAAAACTGGGTTCTCAATGGTGAGGAAATTAATCTCAGCTAA
- a CDS encoding AEC family transporter, with protein sequence MLHLLNILGPISIITFIGYVMGKSTLGLHSRTLSSIVILVATPALIFHTLTSMHVSSGSLEIMALAAAGCMALSGLLGLLLVWGTGASVSGYLPGLMLPNSGNMGLPLAILTFGDEGMKLGAAYFFVVAVIQHSVGVSIAAGTVSLSHLLRQPLIYSIFLVLAVTILELPVPQVVLKTTEMLGGMMVPAMLILLGNSLATLKVTDLKPAMAIAVGRLGLGVVSALIVIYALDLTGTVAGVTFILATMPTAIVTYVFAEQYHRNSNQVAGAVVVSTLLTFLSLPAIIWAALWFTKHSI encoded by the coding sequence ATGCTTCACCTGTTGAATATTCTCGGGCCAATATCGATCATCACCTTTATCGGCTACGTGATGGGGAAGTCTACACTCGGCCTGCATTCTCGCACGCTGAGTTCGATCGTTATTCTTGTGGCAACGCCAGCGCTGATTTTCCATACGCTTACGTCCATGCACGTCAGCAGCGGTTCATTGGAAATAATGGCGCTGGCTGCCGCCGGGTGTATGGCGCTTTCGGGGCTGCTAGGCCTGCTGCTGGTGTGGGGGACAGGCGCATCCGTGAGTGGGTACCTGCCAGGCCTGATGTTGCCGAACTCCGGAAATATGGGATTGCCGCTCGCGATCCTGACGTTCGGAGACGAAGGCATGAAGCTCGGGGCCGCCTACTTCTTCGTCGTCGCGGTGATACAGCATTCTGTCGGCGTATCGATTGCGGCGGGAACTGTGAGCCTGTCGCATCTGCTCAGGCAACCGCTGATTTACTCGATCTTCCTCGTTTTAGCCGTGACCATCCTGGAGCTTCCAGTTCCTCAGGTTGTTCTGAAAACAACCGAAATGCTGGGAGGCATGATGGTGCCAGCGATGTTGATCCTCTTGGGAAATTCATTGGCGACGCTGAAGGTCACGGACCTGAAACCCGCTATGGCGATTGCGGTCGGACGACTTGGTCTCGGCGTTGTGTCAGCGCTGATCGTCATCTACGCTCTGGATCTTACCGGCACGGTGGCCGGCGTCACCTTCATTTTGGCAACCATGCCGACAGCAATCGTGACATATGTTTTTGCCGAGCAGTATCATCGCAATTCGAACCAAGTCGCGGGAGCCGTTGTCGTTTCGACCCTGCTAACGTTTTTGTCCTTGCCGGCTATCATCTGGGCAGCTCTCTGGTTCACCAAACACTCAATTTGA
- a CDS encoding LysR family transcriptional regulator: protein MKKIKLQHLRFFVAVYEERSITAAAEKVHATQSGVSVQVRDLEQILGLSLFERSSSGVAPTKAGDRIYQRVAVILREIGKLEEEVSDQSKLLSGEVRVGVMPTFARAILAPVLTHFLDANPMVEVKVTEGYSAVLTEMVRAGELDLAVVPRGDLGNGLRSTFLETDLEILVSPQPLDGVTGGADLSAVPPLKLALPGPGNARRAKIDQHLNAFSGAVHSVLEMDSMMTTLNLVRQGEWCSILPGCLCLPDLENSGVHLHPIIRPNMTVDYLLIEPATKEATTVVQLFSDQLVAEIRKCCEIVRAHFLSSRVPT, encoded by the coding sequence ATGAAGAAGATAAAGCTCCAGCATTTGCGTTTCTTTGTTGCTGTATATGAAGAGCGATCGATTACTGCTGCGGCTGAGAAAGTCCACGCAACTCAATCTGGCGTGAGTGTTCAGGTTCGCGACCTTGAGCAAATTTTGGGCCTGTCTCTTTTCGAGCGCAGTTCATCCGGCGTTGCACCGACAAAAGCGGGTGACCGAATTTATCAACGCGTCGCAGTAATTTTGCGTGAAATTGGAAAGCTCGAAGAAGAAGTTTCGGACCAATCCAAATTACTATCTGGCGAAGTTCGCGTTGGCGTAATGCCAACGTTTGCCAGAGCCATCCTCGCACCTGTGTTGACACATTTTCTCGACGCTAATCCGATGGTGGAAGTGAAAGTTACCGAGGGCTATAGCGCGGTCCTGACTGAAATGGTTCGTGCCGGCGAGCTCGATCTTGCCGTTGTTCCTCGAGGCGATCTTGGGAATGGTCTACGCTCAACTTTTCTCGAAACCGATCTTGAAATTTTGGTCAGCCCCCAGCCGCTCGACGGCGTAACGGGCGGCGCAGATTTGTCCGCAGTCCCACCGCTGAAACTGGCGCTTCCAGGACCGGGGAATGCGAGACGTGCGAAAATTGATCAGCATTTGAACGCTTTTTCTGGGGCAGTTCACTCAGTTCTTGAGATGGATTCCATGATGACCACGCTCAACCTGGTTCGCCAGGGTGAGTGGTGTTCGATCTTGCCTGGATGTCTTTGCCTTCCGGACTTGGAGAATTCTGGCGTTCATCTCCATCCGATCATTCGGCCGAATATGACCGTGGACTACTTATTGATCGAGCCTGCAACGAAAGAAGCGACGACCGTCGTGCAGTTGTTTTCTGATCAATTGGTTGCCGAAATTCGAAAGTGTTGCGAGATCGTTCGCGCGCATTTCCTGAGCAGCAGAGTGCCGACTTGA
- a CDS encoding carboxymuconolactone decarboxylase family protein produces MLEASGNLGGIMPHVSPLSMSETKQAQEDIAWLASATGFTANSMLTLSRRPEIAKAVLELIRAVVRNPDGKVDPELRWMVAHVTSLSNGCSYCSAHTFKNGADAGVSQEKLDAIWEFETALVFSAAERSALRVALTGGQCPSYANPDDMVEMRKHFSEEQIVELGAVIALFGFNNRWNALMETDVEPQVTEFLEENGYRGAKEDRA; encoded by the coding sequence TTGCTGGAAGCGAGTGGAAATCTGGGAGGGATTATGCCGCACGTATCACCTTTGTCGATGTCTGAAACCAAGCAGGCGCAGGAGGATATTGCTTGGTTGGCGTCTGCTACCGGGTTCACCGCAAACTCAATGTTGACGCTGTCTCGGCGACCTGAGATTGCAAAGGCTGTTTTGGAGCTGATCCGCGCCGTGGTCCGTAATCCGGATGGCAAGGTCGATCCAGAGCTTCGCTGGATGGTGGCTCATGTCACCAGTCTCTCCAATGGCTGCTCCTATTGCTCTGCACACACGTTTAAAAATGGCGCTGATGCTGGAGTATCGCAGGAAAAACTCGATGCGATTTGGGAGTTTGAAACGGCACTGGTCTTCTCCGCAGCCGAGCGTTCGGCGCTCAGAGTGGCGCTGACGGGAGGGCAATGTCCTTCCTATGCCAATCCAGACGACATGGTCGAAATGCGCAAGCATTTTTCCGAGGAGCAAATTGTCGAGTTGGGAGCGGTGATTGCATTGTTTGGTTTCAACAACAGATGGAACGCTCTTATGGAGACTGATGTTGAGCCGCAAGTGACCGAATTTCTTGAAGAAAATGGGTATCGGGGGGCGAAAGAAGATCGCGCTTGA
- a CDS encoding tripartite tricarboxylate transporter substrate binding protein, with amino-acid sequence MSDEKTGGLDRRKFLAGSAGLAGAAALEITIPGSAFAQGYPSRPVTLVVMYSAGGGTDTIMRKLAEEMAAAKGWTINVVNKPGAVGGVATQYVSAARPDGYTLLGGANYNRFVRVLGHAEFTPWEEWVPMKAANALASWSVRKDSPFQTFEDMIAAAKANPGSVSISTSGTGGVWHELALIVADLAGIELKYVPYKGGKPATLAGLQGETDISGGGVHEHIDLIRAGEMRNLCQTSAEDIVLDDGTVLPSIASIIPESRKILPVGATYNFMMRRDLPPEVLQELADGFRAAANSEGFKDLMKAKFFQLDVKVGEEADREGALMETVTVDIFNRFQDQIGAEVQTADALGLPKPEDFDAWWPPKGYTPAPIK; translated from the coding sequence ATGAGTGATGAAAAGACAGGTGGCTTGGATCGCCGTAAATTTCTCGCGGGATCAGCCGGATTGGCTGGTGCGGCAGCGTTGGAAATTACGATCCCGGGTTCTGCCTTTGCGCAAGGCTACCCAAGTCGTCCGGTCACGCTTGTTGTCATGTATTCGGCAGGCGGTGGTACTGATACGATCATGCGCAAGCTGGCTGAGGAAATGGCTGCTGCCAAGGGTTGGACCATCAATGTGGTCAACAAGCCCGGTGCTGTGGGAGGTGTGGCAACCCAGTATGTTTCTGCGGCTCGGCCGGATGGTTATACGCTGCTCGGCGGCGCCAACTACAACCGTTTTGTCCGCGTCCTCGGACATGCCGAATTCACGCCTTGGGAAGAATGGGTTCCGATGAAGGCGGCCAATGCGCTCGCGAGTTGGTCTGTACGAAAAGACTCACCATTTCAAACCTTTGAGGACATGATTGCTGCTGCCAAAGCAAATCCGGGCAGTGTATCGATCTCGACCTCTGGTACCGGTGGCGTATGGCACGAGCTTGCTTTGATCGTTGCCGACCTTGCCGGAATTGAGTTGAAATACGTTCCTTACAAAGGCGGCAAGCCTGCCACGTTGGCCGGCCTTCAAGGCGAGACCGACATTTCGGGCGGCGGCGTGCACGAGCACATCGATCTGATACGCGCTGGCGAGATGCGAAACCTGTGCCAGACGAGCGCAGAGGACATCGTTCTGGATGACGGTACGGTTCTGCCGTCGATCGCGTCCATCATTCCTGAAAGCCGCAAGATTCTTCCGGTTGGTGCGACCTACAACTTCATGATGCGCCGCGACCTTCCGCCGGAAGTTCTTCAGGAATTAGCTGATGGCTTCCGTGCTGCAGCGAATTCTGAGGGGTTCAAGGACCTGATGAAGGCAAAGTTCTTCCAGCTTGATGTCAAGGTGGGCGAGGAAGCTGATCGGGAAGGGGCATTGATGGAGACTGTCACGGTCGACATCTTCAATCGCTTCCAGGACCAGATTGGCGCCGAGGTCCAGACGGCCGACGCATTGGGTCTGCCTAAGCCGGAAGACTTCGATGCCTGGTGGCCGCCGAAGGGCTACACGCCAGCTCCAATCAAGTAG
- a CDS encoding tripartite tricarboxylate transporter TctB family protein → MAAEGLHASSNQVAHRQIFGRVEKPRPESLLCPLFEVFGVKSGQVDEIKFEGEDAHAGYAAPFLDLIAAAVLLGIATLVIVASLMLPVPGELATAPGLLPLLTAVSLGGMAILLAISAVQRRRSGTPLMRFAPGEISEQMRAVPLAAAIAIYIAGLQWLAFQMHLQVAGIHYVLSAFEPLTILALSAIMRAYWGGPLLAIVAISACWTLVLSVVFQKIFQIPLPGGF, encoded by the coding sequence GTGGCCGCCGAAGGGCTACACGCCAGCTCCAATCAAGTAGCACATCGCCAAATTTTCGGGCGCGTAGAAAAGCCGCGCCCGGAATCCCTTCTTTGTCCATTGTTTGAGGTCTTCGGCGTGAAGTCTGGTCAGGTAGATGAGATTAAATTTGAGGGTGAGGATGCGCATGCGGGTTACGCAGCTCCTTTCCTCGACCTCATTGCGGCTGCGGTTTTGCTCGGAATTGCTACGCTTGTTATTGTGGCGTCGCTCATGCTGCCCGTGCCAGGTGAATTGGCCACCGCGCCCGGGCTCTTGCCACTTTTGACTGCTGTATCGCTTGGGGGAATGGCAATTCTCCTTGCAATCTCGGCAGTGCAGCGGCGCCGGTCAGGAACACCTTTGATGAGGTTCGCGCCGGGTGAGATATCTGAGCAGATGCGCGCCGTTCCATTGGCTGCTGCGATCGCGATCTATATCGCCGGCCTGCAATGGCTTGCGTTTCAGATGCACCTTCAGGTTGCCGGTATTCACTACGTACTGAGCGCGTTTGAACCCCTGACGATACTCGCCCTGTCGGCAATCATGAGGGCTTATTGGGGCGGCCCGCTTCTCGCAATCGTCGCTATTTCGGCCTGTTGGACGCTGGTGCTCTCGGTTGTGTTTCAGAAAATTTTCCAAATTCCATTGCCGGGAGGGTTCTAA
- a CDS encoding tripartite tricarboxylate transporter permease: MIDAFLQLMNPSLLALTLAGVSLGIIWGALPGLSTTMAMGLLIGLSAGLSQDASICFMLGVYTGSVFGGAISAVLINIPGTPDAVPTMIEGHQLAQRGEGGQALGMSIAASFVGGSIGIVLLITLIPLILTFALNFRSWEMFWLAVIGIMVSGSMAAGSMPLKGWIAGWIGLLVSLVGLDSIHAVPRFTFGSFMLFDGVSYVAILIGLFGLAEVLRTLPSKDTPTIPSKVGRLMPRFGLLMRFAPSAVRSGILGTFIGAIPGAGANVASFLAYDIGRRRAKPEEKMKWGKGSYEALVCAETSNNANIGGSMLPTLALGIPGNAAAAALLAALTLKNVSVGPTIELDHPGLIYFIYGALIIANFMMYLAAFALIAPCVKLFSLPRGVLMPLIIPVCVIGAYAVKLSMFDVWVMFGAGAAGWLLTIFHFPVAPVVLGVILGPLADENLRRSLLVFDDKSIGFVLSQWIGTGLMICVSLVVIEGLVRAMRSAKGNDAEYAAQNLEGTRNA, encoded by the coding sequence ATGATTGATGCATTTCTTCAGCTTATGAACCCGAGCCTCCTCGCTCTTACTCTCGCCGGTGTCAGTCTCGGTATAATCTGGGGAGCGCTGCCGGGTCTGTCGACCACGATGGCGATGGGACTGTTGATCGGGCTTTCCGCTGGCCTGTCCCAGGACGCATCGATCTGTTTCATGTTGGGCGTCTATACCGGCAGTGTCTTTGGCGGAGCGATCTCGGCCGTTCTGATCAATATTCCAGGCACGCCAGACGCCGTTCCGACCATGATCGAGGGGCATCAACTGGCTCAAAGAGGAGAGGGCGGCCAGGCGCTAGGGATGTCAATCGCGGCATCGTTCGTTGGCGGAAGCATCGGCATTGTTTTGCTGATTACCCTGATCCCGCTGATTTTGACCTTCGCACTCAACTTCCGCTCTTGGGAGATGTTCTGGCTTGCGGTCATTGGCATCATGGTCTCTGGTTCCATGGCCGCCGGCTCCATGCCGTTGAAGGGTTGGATCGCAGGTTGGATCGGCCTACTCGTGTCCCTTGTCGGCTTGGATTCGATTCATGCCGTGCCTCGTTTCACCTTTGGAAGCTTCATGCTTTTCGATGGTGTTTCCTACGTTGCGATCCTGATCGGGCTCTTCGGTCTTGCGGAAGTTCTAAGGACGCTCCCCTCAAAGGACACGCCGACCATTCCGAGCAAGGTTGGGCGCCTGATGCCGCGTTTCGGGTTGCTAATGCGCTTTGCGCCGTCTGCCGTCCGCTCGGGTATCCTTGGAACATTTATCGGGGCCATTCCTGGTGCTGGCGCGAATGTAGCTTCTTTCTTGGCGTACGACATCGGTCGTCGCCGGGCGAAGCCTGAAGAAAAGATGAAGTGGGGCAAGGGTAGCTATGAGGCCCTGGTCTGCGCTGAAACGTCAAACAACGCCAATATTGGTGGCTCGATGCTGCCTACATTGGCGCTTGGTATTCCAGGGAATGCGGCGGCCGCGGCGCTTCTGGCGGCTTTGACGCTCAAGAATGTTAGCGTTGGACCGACAATCGAGCTGGATCATCCCGGATTGATCTACTTCATCTACGGCGCGCTGATCATCGCCAACTTCATGATGTATCTGGCCGCCTTCGCTCTGATTGCACCTTGCGTAAAGTTGTTCAGCCTGCCGCGTGGCGTGTTGATGCCGCTGATTATTCCGGTCTGCGTGATTGGTGCCTATGCGGTGAAGCTCTCCATGTTCGACGTGTGGGTGATGTTCGGTGCAGGCGCCGCCGGTTGGCTGCTGACAATATTCCACTTTCCCGTCGCTCCTGTCGTTCTTGGTGTCATCCTTGGGCCGCTGGCGGACGAAAACCTCCGGCGCTCGCTGCTCGTTTTTGACGACAAGTCAATCGGTTTCGTTTTGTCGCAATGGATCGGAACAGGGCTGATGATCTGCGTCAGTCTTGTCGTGATCGAAGGTCTGGTACGGGCGATGCGGTCCGCGAAAGGCAATGATGCGGAGTATGCCGCGCAAAATCTTGAAGGAACTCGGAATGCTTAA
- a CDS encoding Gfo/Idh/MocA family oxidoreductase, with the protein MLKQTRKEIGLAIVGCGTIGRIRAELARAYPGVGWVGLCDLKSDIGRKLATDINADFFTTDYRELLARPEVTATIIATDENFHFDPTMLAIEKGHDLFIEKPLATDARQSAQLFEQIKANDIDAVIGYTNRFRRRFLAIKERLITGQIGDVHSVVTRAFMNRMVPLATVQRTQDRATLTPMVVSGTHSLDMSLWLMEGKTPVSVFAQSTDKVLGKWGTKDSTFGIFTMDDGSIFSMNISWGLPEVWPGAVYGIEIGIVGSEGVIDVEDTHRDLVMATNVAQGAGYAPEGYTAPDRHVEFLTSYPPGDLHDGQLWGPMREETNAWYQHLYTGQRTPHATAADGHRNLLMTMAMDLSAKRGCPVELPVAPDELMKELA; encoded by the coding sequence ATGCTTAAACAAACACGCAAGGAAATCGGACTTGCCATCGTCGGGTGCGGGACGATCGGGCGTATCAGGGCCGAGCTTGCGCGTGCGTATCCTGGCGTTGGCTGGGTCGGATTGTGCGACCTGAAATCGGACATCGGCCGGAAGCTTGCCACCGATATCAACGCGGATTTCTTTACAACCGACTACCGGGAGCTTCTTGCCCGACCGGAGGTCACCGCGACGATCATTGCGACAGATGAAAACTTCCACTTTGATCCGACGATGCTCGCGATCGAGAAGGGGCATGATCTCTTCATCGAAAAGCCACTTGCTACAGATGCACGTCAGTCCGCACAACTTTTCGAGCAGATCAAAGCCAACGATATTGATGCCGTGATTGGTTACACCAATCGCTTTCGCCGTCGCTTCCTCGCGATCAAAGAACGATTGATCACCGGACAGATCGGCGACGTTCATTCTGTCGTGACCAGAGCTTTCATGAACAGAATGGTGCCACTTGCGACCGTGCAACGTACTCAGGATCGGGCGACCCTGACGCCGATGGTGGTCTCCGGTACGCACAGTCTCGATATGTCTCTGTGGCTCATGGAAGGCAAGACGCCGGTAAGCGTCTTCGCACAGTCGACCGATAAGGTGCTGGGCAAGTGGGGTACAAAAGACTCCACGTTTGGCATCTTTACGATGGATGACGGTTCGATTTTTTCCATGAACATTTCATGGGGGCTGCCGGAGGTATGGCCTGGCGCCGTCTACGGAATCGAAATCGGGATCGTCGGCTCGGAAGGTGTCATCGACGTAGAGGATACGCACCGCGATCTCGTGATGGCGACGAATGTCGCCCAAGGCGCGGGCTATGCGCCGGAGGGCTACACTGCGCCGGACAGGCATGTGGAGTTCCTCACCAGCTATCCGCCGGGCGATCTGCACGACGGCCAACTCTGGGGTCCAATGCGCGAAGAGACCAACGCCTGGTACCAGCATCTCTACACCGGGCAACGCACACCGCATGCGACAGCAGCTGACGGACACCGCAACTTGCTGATGACGATGGCGATGGACCTTTCCGCAAAGCGCGGGTGTCCGGTCGAACTGCCCGTCGCTCCAGACGAGCTGATGAAGGAGCTGGCATGA
- a CDS encoding TRAP transporter substrate-binding protein, which yields MSPIKITFGGYQGDNSVHTRGARKLCELLSSALGDRVDVEFRQNIVSQGHKASDLLSLTESGELDGCYFSSSYLAGRVPELALFDQHFAVADRRHAYGVLDGSLGRRLSDEVAAKTGFVVLGYWDNGLRHISSAQTEIRRPEDCDGLKLRTLASDDHQRVFKALGFDPMAIDVRDLPEAVANFRVDAQENPLTNIYNFDLHKTHRKITLTGHLLGVALVLFNRKTVESWPTEVREAVMSAVSEATRYQRQLAEEDDGICTKALVADGVKLIELTAPERAEFAKATRAEVEKTRQRFSSELIDLFENDLAQVN from the coding sequence ATGAGCCCGATTAAGATAACATTTGGTGGCTATCAGGGCGATAACTCGGTCCACACCCGCGGCGCGCGCAAATTGTGTGAACTCTTGTCGAGTGCGCTTGGAGATAGGGTCGACGTAGAGTTCCGGCAGAACATCGTGTCGCAAGGGCACAAGGCTTCAGACCTCCTGTCGTTGACGGAGAGCGGGGAATTGGACGGGTGCTACTTCTCGTCGAGCTACCTCGCCGGACGGGTTCCTGAGCTGGCTTTGTTTGACCAGCATTTTGCTGTAGCTGATCGCCGGCATGCCTATGGTGTTCTGGATGGATCTTTGGGACGCCGCCTTTCGGACGAGGTTGCCGCCAAAACTGGGTTTGTGGTCCTGGGGTACTGGGACAACGGCCTGCGGCACATTTCCTCTGCTCAGACCGAAATCCGGCGACCGGAGGATTGTGATGGTCTGAAGTTAAGGACATTGGCCAGCGACGACCACCAACGTGTTTTTAAGGCACTGGGGTTCGATCCGATGGCGATTGATGTCCGTGACTTGCCGGAGGCCGTTGCAAACTTCCGCGTTGATGCGCAGGAAAATCCTCTGACCAATATCTACAACTTCGATCTTCACAAGACCCATCGCAAGATCACGCTTACCGGGCATCTTCTTGGTGTCGCCTTGGTTCTGTTTAACCGCAAAACAGTGGAGTCTTGGCCGACCGAGGTGCGTGAGGCAGTCATGAGTGCTGTCTCGGAGGCGACCCGGTATCAGCGTCAACTGGCGGAGGAAGACGATGGGATTTGCACCAAAGCGCTCGTTGCTGACGGCGTGAAACTCATCGAATTGACAGCGCCGGAACGGGCCGAATTTGCGAAGGCGACCCGAGCTGAAGTCGAAAAAACCAGACAGAGATTCAGCTCTGAACTGATCGATCTTTTTGAAAACGATCTGGCGCAGGTGAATTGA
- a CDS encoding tripartite tricarboxylate transporter TctB family protein, whose amino-acid sequence MISREVKKSPAFMFAVTVLVLACLALVFMGSLVAAPKLLFGRSLTAISPDSFPTVILILMALLCVLQVGMQVRGFQIESGPALGKNGWYRGTYFFAILTGYALLMVPLGFQVSSTVATALLSVQMGNRNWAQIAVLSICGPSLLYLGATRLLAVSLPELNVIELAYGSLLGG is encoded by the coding sequence ATGATTAGCCGCGAAGTAAAAAAGTCTCCAGCGTTCATGTTCGCGGTCACCGTTCTGGTGCTTGCCTGCCTAGCGCTCGTTTTCATGGGAAGTCTTGTTGCTGCGCCGAAATTGTTGTTCGGGCGGTCTCTGACGGCGATTTCTCCGGACAGTTTCCCGACCGTCATTTTAATCCTGATGGCACTGCTGTGTGTCTTGCAGGTGGGCATGCAGGTCCGAGGCTTCCAAATTGAGTCAGGACCGGCACTTGGCAAAAACGGCTGGTATCGCGGGACCTACTTCTTTGCCATTTTGACAGGTTATGCCCTGTTGATGGTGCCTTTGGGCTTCCAAGTTTCTTCAACGGTCGCAACGGCGCTTCTGTCGGTGCAGATGGGAAATCGGAATTGGGCACAAATTGCAGTGTTGTCAATCTGTGGGCCGTCGTTGCTCTACCTCGGAGCAACGCGACTGCTGGCTGTATCCCTGCCGGAGCTTAACGTCATTGAATTGGCCTATGGCAGTCTTCTGGGTGGATGA
- a CDS encoding tripartite tricarboxylate transporter permease has product MIEQFIEGFGLALRVDTFVMMGLGLFGGMLVGALPGFTTLMAMAILLPISFFLDPIVGIPFLLGIYKGGIFGGSIPAILVSMPGTGAAVATSIDGYKLTQKGKSRKALDMALFSSVLGDMSSDIFTMMMIFPIAYLVMQFGPPELFAVLLMSLVIIAATSGSNPMRALIMMLLGIWLSFIGTDPLGGVERFTFGLFELKSGIPLLPMLIGVFAIPEVAGVVMRNEKARHLAGLMGERLTWAEFKKTLRTICRSTVIGTGIGTIPGLGQVVAAMMGYSAAKNASDHPETFGEGELEGVAAAEAANNAVNGPTMVPLLTLGIPGDNVTAILLGAFVAQGLRPGPQLFDEQGATVFAILIAMVFANLMFLAIGYLSIPFFSRLVTIKVSVLIPLVIMFAFAGAYVFRSDSVDLLMLVGFGIFGIVARAAKFDVMPMVMGFILGEPMEYAFGQTVAMANGDLAGFFLGDRQGALAVLLVIPVIGFLLWRRMRKTVAH; this is encoded by the coding sequence ATGATTGAACAGTTCATTGAGGGCTTCGGCCTCGCGCTGCGCGTTGATACTTTCGTGATGATGGGCCTTGGCCTATTTGGCGGCATGCTCGTCGGCGCGCTACCCGGATTTACGACGCTTATGGCGATGGCCATTTTGCTTCCGATCTCCTTCTTCCTCGATCCTATCGTTGGCATTCCCTTCCTTTTGGGAATCTATAAAGGAGGGATCTTCGGGGGAAGCATTCCTGCGATCTTGGTCTCGATGCCTGGTACGGGTGCGGCGGTTGCAACGTCAATTGATGGTTACAAGCTGACCCAAAAGGGCAAGTCGCGCAAAGCGCTGGACATGGCCCTGTTCTCGTCGGTGCTTGGCGATATGTCGAGCGACATCTTTACGATGATGATGATCTTCCCGATCGCCTATCTGGTGATGCAGTTCGGACCGCCAGAGCTGTTCGCAGTGCTCTTGATGAGTTTGGTGATCATTGCAGCGACATCGGGATCCAACCCGATGCGGGCGTTGATCATGATGCTGCTTGGAATCTGGCTTTCCTTTATCGGAACCGATCCGTTGGGCGGCGTAGAGCGTTTCACCTTTGGGTTGTTTGAACTCAAGTCTGGTATTCCACTTTTGCCGATGTTGATAGGCGTGTTCGCAATCCCGGAAGTTGCCGGCGTGGTGATGCGTAATGAGAAGGCTCGCCATCTTGCTGGACTTATGGGCGAACGACTGACGTGGGCTGAGTTCAAAAAAACGTTGAGAACGATCTGCCGTTCTACGGTTATTGGAACGGGCATTGGGACCATCCCCGGCCTGGGGCAGGTTGTCGCCGCAATGATGGGCTATTCAGCTGCCAAAAACGCGTCTGATCATCCTGAGACGTTCGGGGAAGGGGAACTCGAAGGCGTTGCAGCTGCGGAGGCTGCAAACAACGCAGTGAATGGACCGACTATGGTTCCTCTGCTCACGCTGGGTATTCCTGGAGACAATGTAACGGCGATCCTTCTCGGAGCATTCGTCGCTCAAGGATTGCGGCCCGGTCCGCAGCTGTTCGATGAGCAAGGTGCAACGGTTTTCGCGATCCTGATTGCGATGGTGTTCGCAAACCTCATGTTCCTGGCCATCGGCTACCTGTCTATTCCGTTCTTCTCGCGGTTGGTGACGATCAAGGTCTCGGTTTTGATCCCTTTGGTGATCATGTTTGCTTTCGCGGGCGCCTATGTTTTCCGTTCGGACTCGGTCGACCTGCTTATGCTGGTTGGTTTTGGGATCTTCGGCATCGTTGCACGGGCTGCAAAGTTTGATGTGATGCCGATGGTGATGGGATTCATTCTGGGTGAGCCGATGGAGTACGCGTTTGGGCAAACCGTCGCTATGGCGAACGGTGATCTCGCTGGGTTCTTCCTCGGCGATCGCCAAGGCGCCCTCGCAGTTCTGCTGGTTATACCCGTAATTGGATTTCTGCTTTGGAGGCGTATGCGTAAGACGGTTGCGCACTAA